A genomic region of Candidatus Dependentiae bacterium contains the following coding sequences:
- a CDS encoding ABC transporter permease, translated as MNRNLQFYVLSFFVGLVYVFIYFPVISLFIHSFNASTLAASWGGFTFKWYFSLFSSSEISSALFNSLFIALSSTFLSVLLGTMFVLSTIKTRQQNLDAIFYPNIFTPDIVLAMALFNLFKFLEIPCGFVSLIIGHTAIGLIFVIPIIRTKFNELGKDLIEASLDLGANYWYTTKNILLPLLKPALITASFMAFTLSLDDFFISFFCTGPEIQTLSLYIFSRLRSQSSPVLSAVSSLMIVISFIVLYCSYTIIKKNESESGQ; from the coding sequence ATGAATAGAAATCTTCAATTTTATGTCTTATCTTTTTTCGTTGGCCTGGTGTATGTTTTTATCTATTTTCCCGTAATTTCTTTGTTCATTCATTCATTCAATGCATCAACACTTGCTGCCAGTTGGGGCGGATTTACCTTCAAGTGGTACTTCTCGTTATTTTCATCGAGCGAAATTTCAAGCGCACTTTTTAATTCTCTTTTTATTGCGCTCTCATCAACTTTTTTAAGTGTTTTACTTGGCACAATGTTTGTTTTAAGTACCATAAAAACTCGTCAACAAAATTTAGATGCTATTTTTTATCCAAACATTTTCACACCAGATATTGTTCTTGCTATGGCTCTTTTTAATCTTTTTAAATTTTTAGAAATTCCCTGCGGATTTGTAAGCCTTATTATTGGCCACACGGCAATTGGATTAATTTTTGTTATTCCCATCATTCGAACAAAATTTAATGAACTCGGAAAAGATCTCATCGAAGCCTCACTTGATCTAGGAGCCAACTACTGGTACACCACGAAAAACATTCTTCTTCCTCTTCTAAAACCAGCGCTAATAACCGCTTCATTTATGGCTTTCACGTTATCTTTAGACGATTTTTTTATTTCTTTTTTTTGCACGGGCCCAGAAATTCAAACGCTTTCTTTGTATATTTTTTCTCGACTCAGGTCTCAAAGCTCACCAGTGCTCAGCGCTGTTTCATCTTTAATGATTGTTATTAGCTTTATTGTATTATATTGCTCGTACACCATCATTAAAAAGAATGAGTCCGAAAGTGGTCAGTAA